The following proteins are encoded in a genomic region of Peromyscus maniculatus bairdii isolate BWxNUB_F1_BW_parent chromosome 12, HU_Pman_BW_mat_3.1, whole genome shotgun sequence:
- the Vwa5b2 gene encoding von Willebrand factor A domain-containing protein 5B2 isoform X4: protein MPGLYCPSSWTPLPLTDSCVRAYAKGPCLSLRARLTYHNPQPQPVDGVFVYPLAEAEVVSGFEAEAAGRRVSFQLQSRRRSQAPCCRALGPGLGTSTPRRCAQGHLVLDLAQARSTLVLPTGLVAAAGTMTVTLCSSRELPSRPDGVMHVALPTVFTPLAQPGLPGSPRSPGLCDDSPTSCFGVGSPEEEGPAWEQPTAPPDVFSGPAHCPAPYTFSFEMLVTGPCLLAGLESPSHALRADALPHASSAATICVTLAEGHRCDRALEILLYPSEPHQPHLMLEAGSLSAAEYEAQVRARPDFQRLQRRDSDGERQVWFLQRRFHKDILLNPVLVLSFCPDLSSTPGHLSAATRELLFLLDGSSAAHKDAIVLAVKSLPAQTLVNLATFGTLVQPLFPESRPCSDDTVQLICESVETLQAVSGPPDVLAVLDWALGQPQHRAHPRQLFLITAASPMAATSHQALEFMRWHRGAARCFSFALAPACHQLLHGLSVLSRGQAYFLRPGERLQPKLVQALRKALEPALSDISVDWFVPDAVEALLTPREIPALYPGDQLLGYCSLFRVDGFRSRALGGQEPGWQSLGGSVFPSPEEAVSVTSPGTEPTHTTEPPGTSTVSAELSSPWAAGDSEQSMEALTDPVTDPGPNPSSDTAIWRRIFQSSYIREQYVLTHCSASPEPGPGSTCSSESPGSQGPGSPNGSLPLDPPSQQGCRSLAWVEPAGSRSCPLPVPPPAPFKVGALSAEVLGRRHRAALAGRSLSSPSGRANPVPGRPRHPSLDAIADGTGPEPRQELGQGLDDSGNLLSPAPLDWDTLMEPSFLFKAVPPNGDSAPPAEPLPPQAPRCHVVIRALCGDQPVCWEVGVGLEELWDPGDGSQPASLPVREAAWDQALHRLTAASVVRDNEQLALRGRAETTAEHGRVRRSWVRAVQTSKASSAPSHFTCPVAVDASTREVLPGALQVWSSDPAELPGTSASQEPPAAAPLPTAAHSKGAWDPDLNANSKSALGEPTSPTGGHRGLPRQPSASSRLGLGRHRRLCSSNEGQISESTSGGSDHDYLPLVRLQEARGSFRLDEPFCAAVCIPQERLCRASPFAAHRASLSPTSASSPWALLGPGIGQGDSATASCSQSPSSGSEGPGQADSGRGSDTEVSEGMGRQGSSDLRGRTWATAVALAWLEHRCAAAFGEWELTASKADCWLRAQHLPDGLDLTALKAAARGLFLLLRHWDQNLQLHLLCYSPANV from the exons ATGCCCGGCCTGTACTGCCCCTCCAGCTGGACGCCGCTGCCGCTCACCGACTCCTGTGTCCGGGCCTATGccaagggaccctgtctcagcctGCGGGCCCGGCTCACCTACCACAACCCGCAGCCCCAGCCGGTGGACG GCGTGTTCGTGTACCCGCTGGCCGAGGCGGAGGTGGTATCTGGCTTCGAGGCCGAGGCAGCCGGACGGCGCGTCTCCTTCCAGCTGCAGAGCCGGCGCCGCTCCCAGGCTCCCTGCTGCCGCGCTCTGGGCCCCGGACTGGGGACCTCTACACCCCGCCGCTGTGCGCAGG GTCATCTTGTCTTGGATCTGGCCCAAGCCCGGTCCACGCTGGTGTTGCCCACTGGCCTCGTTGCTGCGGCTGGTACCATGACAGTGACCCTGTGCAGCAGCCGGGAGTTGCCCTCCAGGCCTGATGGGGTGATGCATGTGGCCCTGCCCACTGTGTTCACCCCACTGGCCCAGCCAGGCCTGCCGGGGTCCCCCAGGTCTCCGGGGCTCTGTGACGACAG ccctaccagcTGCTTCGGGGTAGGCAGCCCTGAGGAGGAAGGGCCGGCCTGGGAGCAACCAACTGCCCCTCCGGACGTGTTCTCGGGCCCTGCCCACTGTCCAGCTCCGTATACCTTCTCCTTCGAGATGCTGGTGACCGGGCCGTGTCTGTTGGCAG GCCTGGAGAGTCCCTCTCATGCCCTGCGCGCGGATGCCCTCCCTCATGCCAGCTCTGCAGCCACTATCTGCGTCACGCTGGCAGAGGGCCACCGGTGTGACCGGGCCTTGGAGATCCTCCTGTATCCCAGTG AGCCGCATCAGCCACACTTGATGCTGGAGGCTGGTAGCTTGAGCGCAGCGGAGTATGAGGCCCAAGTGAGGGCCCGTCCCGACTTTCAGAGGTTGCAGCGAAGGGACAGTGATGGAGAACGGCAG GTGTGGTTCCTGCAGCGGCGTTTCCATAAGGACATCTTGCTGAACCCTGTGCTGGTGCTGAGCTTCTGCCCAGACCTGAGCTCCACACCTGGACACCTGAGTGCGGCCACGCGGGAGCTCCTCTTCCTGCTGGACGGCAGCAGCGCAGCACACAAG GATGCCATTGTTTTGGCTGTAAAATCCCTCCCAGCCCAGACGCTTGTCAACCTAGCCACGTTTGGGACATTGGTACAGCCACTCTTCCCGGAGAGCCGGCCTTGCAGTGAT GACACTGTGCAGCTGATCTGTGAGAGCGTTGAGACTCTGCAGGCTGTGAGTGGGCCCCCTGATGTGCTGGCTGTATTGGATTGGGCCTTGGGGCAACCCCAGCACAGGGCCCATCCTCGGCAGCTGTTCCTGATCACTGCTGCCTCCCCAATGGCTGCCACTTCTCACCAAGCCCTGGAGTTCATGAGGTGGCACAGAGGGGCAGCCAG GTGCTTCTCCTTTGCATTGGCCCCTGCCTGCCACCAGCTGCTCCATGGCTTGTCTGTCCTCAGCAGGGGGCAGGCCTACTTCCTGAGGCCTGGGGAGAGACTGCAGCCTAAG CTGGTACAGGCTCTGCGGAAGGCGCTGGAACCTGCTTTGAGTGACATCTCTGTGGACTGGTTTGTGCCCGATGCTGTGGAGGCACTGCTGACGCCCCGGGAGATCCCAGCACTCTACCCTGGGGACCAGCTGCTTGGCTACTGCTCACTTTTCAGGGTGGATGGCTTCCGGTCCCGTGCTCTGGGG GGCCAAGAGCCTGGTTGGCAGAGCTTGGGCGGTTCCGTGTTCCCATCTCCAGAGGAGGCAGTCTCTGTCACCAGCCCTGGCACTGAGCCTACACACACCACAGAGCCACCGGGAACAAGCACTGTGTCGGCAGAGCTGTCGAGCCCGTGGGCTGCAGGAGACTCAGAGCAGA GCATGGAAGCTCTGACTGACCCAGTCACGGACCCTGGACCCAATCCCTCATCTGACACGGCTATATGGCGTCGAATCTTCCAGTCCTCATACATCCGGGAGCAGTATGTGCTGACTCACTGCTCTGCCAGCCCTGAGCCAGGCCCAGGCTCCACCTGCAGCAGCGAGTCCCCAGGATCTCAGGGCCCTGGCTCCCCCAATGGCAGTCTTCCCCTGGATCCCCCTTCTCAGCAGGGCTGCCGAAGCCTGGCCTGGGTAGAACCTGCGGGCTCCCGCTCTTGCCCCCTGCCTGTACCCCCACCAGCTCCATTCAAG GTGGGAGCCTTGAGCGCTGAGGTGCTGGGCCGTCGGCACAGAGCAGCTCTGGCTGGGCGAAGTCTCTCATCTCCCTCAGGCCGGGCAAACCCAGTCCCTGGTAGACCCCGACACCCCTCTCTAGATGCAATAGCAGACGGAACAGGTCCTGAGCCAAGACAAGAGCTGGGTCAGGGCCTGGATGATTCAG GAAACCtgctctccccagctcccctggaCTGGGACACGCTGATGGAGCCATCTTTCTTATTCAAGGCTGTGCCACCCAATGGGGATTCAGCTCCTCCAgcagagcctctgcctccccaggctcCACGTTGTCATGTGGTGATCCGGGCCCTGTGTGGGGACCAGCCAGTGTGCTGGGAGGTGGGTGTAGGGCTGGAGGAGCTCTGGGATCCTGGGGATGGCTCACAGCCTGCATCACTCCCCGTAAGAGAAGCGGCGTGGGATCAGGCACTCCACCGGCTGACCGCAGCCTCTGTGGTCCGGGACAACGAACAGCTGGCTCTCCGTGGAAGAGCCGAAACCACGGCCGAGCACG GCCGAGTCAGACGGTCCTGGGTCCGAGCCGTTCAGACGAGCaaggccagctctgccccatcCCACTTCACCTGCCCTGTTGCTGTAGATGCTTCCACTAGGGAGGTCTTGCCTGGAGCCCTGCAGGTGTGGAGTTCAG ATCCAGCTGAGCTCCCGggcacctctgcctctcaagaacCTCCAGCTGCAGCCCCGCTGCCCACTGCAGCCCACTCTAAAG GTGCCTGGGACCCGGACCTAAATGCTAACTCCAAGTCGGCACTGGGGGAGCCCACATCTCCTACTGGAGGTCATCGTGGCTTGCCCCGCCAGCCTTCCGCCTCCTCCAGGCTCGGCCTGGGCCGTCATCGCAGACTCTGCAGCTCCAATGAGGGCCAGATTAGTGAGAGCACCAGCGGCGGCAGCGACCACGACTACCTGCCTTTG gTGCGACTGCAAGAGGCGCGGGGCTCCTTCCGCCTGGACGAGCCCTTCTGTGCCGCTGTGTGCATTCCTCAAGAGCGCCTGTGCCGGGCCTCACCCTTTGCTGCCCACCGCGCCAGCCTCAGCCCCACCTCGGCCTCATCTCCCTGGGCACTGCTGGGCCCTGGTATTGGCCAGGGTGACAGCGCCACGGCCTCCTGCAGCCAGTCCCCCAGCTCGGGCTCTGAGGGTCCAGGCCAAGCAGACAGTGGACGGGGCTCAGATACTGAGGTCTCAGAAGGAATGGGAAGGCAGGGCAGCTCTGACCTGCGGGGGCGTACCTGGGCCACAGCGGTGGCCCTGGCGTGGCTGGAGCACCGCTGCGCCGCGGCCTTTGGCGAGTGGGAACTGACAGCATCCAAAGCGGATTGCTGGCTGAGGGCCCAGCACCTGCCTGATGGCCTCGATCTGACTGCTCTCAAAGCCGCTGCCCGGGGGCTCTTTTTGTTACTGCGACACTGGGACCAAAATCTGCAGCTCCACTTGCTGTGTTACAGCCCTGCCAATGTGTGA
- the Vwa5b2 gene encoding von Willebrand factor A domain-containing protein 5B2 isoform X3 yields MPGLYCPSSWTPLPLTDSCVRAYAKGPCLSLRARLTYHNPQPQPVDGVFVYPLAEAEVVSGFEAEAAGRRVSFQLQSRRRSQAPCCRALGPGLGTSTPRRCAQGHLVLDLAQARSTLVLPTGLVAAAGTMTVTLCSSRELPSRPDGVMHVALPTVFTPLAQPGLPGSPRSPGLCDDRLGLCPTSCFGVGSPEEEGPAWEQPTAPPDVFSGPAHCPAPYTFSFEMLVTGPCLLAGLESPSHALRADALPHASSAATICVTLAEGHRCDRALEILLYPSEPHQPHLMLEAGSLSAAEYEAQVRARPDFQRLQRRDSDGERQVWFLQRRFHKDILLNPVLVLSFCPDLSSTPGHLSAATRELLFLLDGSSAAHKDAIVLAVKSLPAQTLVNLATFGTLVQPLFPESRPCSDDTVQLICESVETLQAVSGPPDVLAVLDWALGQPQHRAHPRQLFLITAASPMAATSHQALEFMRWHRGAARCFSFALAPACHQLLHGLSVLSRGQAYFLRPGERLQPKLVQALRKALEPALSDISVDWFVPDAVEALLTPREIPALYPGDQLLGYCSLFRVDGFRSRALGGQEPGWQSLGGSVFPSPEEAVSVTSPGTEPTHTTEPPGTSTVSAELSSPWAAGDSEQSMEALTDPVTDPGPNPSSDTAIWRRIFQSSYIREQYVLTHCSASPEPGPGSTCSSESPGSQGPGSPNGSLPLDPPSQQGCRSLAWVEPAGSRSCPLPVPPPAPFKVGALSAEVLGRRHRAALAGRSLSSPSGRANPVPGRPRHPSLDAIADGTGPEPRQELGQGLDDSGNLLSPAPLDWDTLMEPSFLFKAVPPNGDSAPPAEPLPPQAPRCHVVIRALCGDQPVCWEVGVGLEELWDPGDGSQPASLPVREAAWDQALHRLTAASVVRDNEQLALRGRAETTAEHGRVRRSWVRAVQTSKASSAPSHFTCPVAVDASTREVLPGALQVWSSDPAELPGTSASQEPPAAAPLPTAAHSKGAWDPDLNANSKSALGEPTSPTGGHRGLPRQPSASSRLGLGRHRRLCSSNEGQISESTSGGSDHDYLPLVRLQEARGSFRLDEPFCAAVCIPQERLCRASPFAAHRASLSPTSASSPWALLGPGIGQGDSATASCSQSPSSGSEGPGQADSGRGSDTEVSEGMGRQGSSDLRGRTWATAVALAWLEHRCAAAFGEWELTASKADCWLRAQHLPDGLDLTALKAAARGLFLLLRHWDQNLQLHLLCYSPANV; encoded by the exons ATGCCCGGCCTGTACTGCCCCTCCAGCTGGACGCCGCTGCCGCTCACCGACTCCTGTGTCCGGGCCTATGccaagggaccctgtctcagcctGCGGGCCCGGCTCACCTACCACAACCCGCAGCCCCAGCCGGTGGACG GCGTGTTCGTGTACCCGCTGGCCGAGGCGGAGGTGGTATCTGGCTTCGAGGCCGAGGCAGCCGGACGGCGCGTCTCCTTCCAGCTGCAGAGCCGGCGCCGCTCCCAGGCTCCCTGCTGCCGCGCTCTGGGCCCCGGACTGGGGACCTCTACACCCCGCCGCTGTGCGCAGG GTCATCTTGTCTTGGATCTGGCCCAAGCCCGGTCCACGCTGGTGTTGCCCACTGGCCTCGTTGCTGCGGCTGGTACCATGACAGTGACCCTGTGCAGCAGCCGGGAGTTGCCCTCCAGGCCTGATGGGGTGATGCATGTGGCCCTGCCCACTGTGTTCACCCCACTGGCCCAGCCAGGCCTGCCGGGGTCCCCCAGGTCTCCGGGGCTCTGTGACGACAGGTTGGGCCTATG ccctaccagcTGCTTCGGGGTAGGCAGCCCTGAGGAGGAAGGGCCGGCCTGGGAGCAACCAACTGCCCCTCCGGACGTGTTCTCGGGCCCTGCCCACTGTCCAGCTCCGTATACCTTCTCCTTCGAGATGCTGGTGACCGGGCCGTGTCTGTTGGCAG GCCTGGAGAGTCCCTCTCATGCCCTGCGCGCGGATGCCCTCCCTCATGCCAGCTCTGCAGCCACTATCTGCGTCACGCTGGCAGAGGGCCACCGGTGTGACCGGGCCTTGGAGATCCTCCTGTATCCCAGTG AGCCGCATCAGCCACACTTGATGCTGGAGGCTGGTAGCTTGAGCGCAGCGGAGTATGAGGCCCAAGTGAGGGCCCGTCCCGACTTTCAGAGGTTGCAGCGAAGGGACAGTGATGGAGAACGGCAG GTGTGGTTCCTGCAGCGGCGTTTCCATAAGGACATCTTGCTGAACCCTGTGCTGGTGCTGAGCTTCTGCCCAGACCTGAGCTCCACACCTGGACACCTGAGTGCGGCCACGCGGGAGCTCCTCTTCCTGCTGGACGGCAGCAGCGCAGCACACAAG GATGCCATTGTTTTGGCTGTAAAATCCCTCCCAGCCCAGACGCTTGTCAACCTAGCCACGTTTGGGACATTGGTACAGCCACTCTTCCCGGAGAGCCGGCCTTGCAGTGAT GACACTGTGCAGCTGATCTGTGAGAGCGTTGAGACTCTGCAGGCTGTGAGTGGGCCCCCTGATGTGCTGGCTGTATTGGATTGGGCCTTGGGGCAACCCCAGCACAGGGCCCATCCTCGGCAGCTGTTCCTGATCACTGCTGCCTCCCCAATGGCTGCCACTTCTCACCAAGCCCTGGAGTTCATGAGGTGGCACAGAGGGGCAGCCAG GTGCTTCTCCTTTGCATTGGCCCCTGCCTGCCACCAGCTGCTCCATGGCTTGTCTGTCCTCAGCAGGGGGCAGGCCTACTTCCTGAGGCCTGGGGAGAGACTGCAGCCTAAG CTGGTACAGGCTCTGCGGAAGGCGCTGGAACCTGCTTTGAGTGACATCTCTGTGGACTGGTTTGTGCCCGATGCTGTGGAGGCACTGCTGACGCCCCGGGAGATCCCAGCACTCTACCCTGGGGACCAGCTGCTTGGCTACTGCTCACTTTTCAGGGTGGATGGCTTCCGGTCCCGTGCTCTGGGG GGCCAAGAGCCTGGTTGGCAGAGCTTGGGCGGTTCCGTGTTCCCATCTCCAGAGGAGGCAGTCTCTGTCACCAGCCCTGGCACTGAGCCTACACACACCACAGAGCCACCGGGAACAAGCACTGTGTCGGCAGAGCTGTCGAGCCCGTGGGCTGCAGGAGACTCAGAGCAGA GCATGGAAGCTCTGACTGACCCAGTCACGGACCCTGGACCCAATCCCTCATCTGACACGGCTATATGGCGTCGAATCTTCCAGTCCTCATACATCCGGGAGCAGTATGTGCTGACTCACTGCTCTGCCAGCCCTGAGCCAGGCCCAGGCTCCACCTGCAGCAGCGAGTCCCCAGGATCTCAGGGCCCTGGCTCCCCCAATGGCAGTCTTCCCCTGGATCCCCCTTCTCAGCAGGGCTGCCGAAGCCTGGCCTGGGTAGAACCTGCGGGCTCCCGCTCTTGCCCCCTGCCTGTACCCCCACCAGCTCCATTCAAG GTGGGAGCCTTGAGCGCTGAGGTGCTGGGCCGTCGGCACAGAGCAGCTCTGGCTGGGCGAAGTCTCTCATCTCCCTCAGGCCGGGCAAACCCAGTCCCTGGTAGACCCCGACACCCCTCTCTAGATGCAATAGCAGACGGAACAGGTCCTGAGCCAAGACAAGAGCTGGGTCAGGGCCTGGATGATTCAG GAAACCtgctctccccagctcccctggaCTGGGACACGCTGATGGAGCCATCTTTCTTATTCAAGGCTGTGCCACCCAATGGGGATTCAGCTCCTCCAgcagagcctctgcctccccaggctcCACGTTGTCATGTGGTGATCCGGGCCCTGTGTGGGGACCAGCCAGTGTGCTGGGAGGTGGGTGTAGGGCTGGAGGAGCTCTGGGATCCTGGGGATGGCTCACAGCCTGCATCACTCCCCGTAAGAGAAGCGGCGTGGGATCAGGCACTCCACCGGCTGACCGCAGCCTCTGTGGTCCGGGACAACGAACAGCTGGCTCTCCGTGGAAGAGCCGAAACCACGGCCGAGCACG GCCGAGTCAGACGGTCCTGGGTCCGAGCCGTTCAGACGAGCaaggccagctctgccccatcCCACTTCACCTGCCCTGTTGCTGTAGATGCTTCCACTAGGGAGGTCTTGCCTGGAGCCCTGCAGGTGTGGAGTTCAG ATCCAGCTGAGCTCCCGggcacctctgcctctcaagaacCTCCAGCTGCAGCCCCGCTGCCCACTGCAGCCCACTCTAAAG GTGCCTGGGACCCGGACCTAAATGCTAACTCCAAGTCGGCACTGGGGGAGCCCACATCTCCTACTGGAGGTCATCGTGGCTTGCCCCGCCAGCCTTCCGCCTCCTCCAGGCTCGGCCTGGGCCGTCATCGCAGACTCTGCAGCTCCAATGAGGGCCAGATTAGTGAGAGCACCAGCGGCGGCAGCGACCACGACTACCTGCCTTTG gTGCGACTGCAAGAGGCGCGGGGCTCCTTCCGCCTGGACGAGCCCTTCTGTGCCGCTGTGTGCATTCCTCAAGAGCGCCTGTGCCGGGCCTCACCCTTTGCTGCCCACCGCGCCAGCCTCAGCCCCACCTCGGCCTCATCTCCCTGGGCACTGCTGGGCCCTGGTATTGGCCAGGGTGACAGCGCCACGGCCTCCTGCAGCCAGTCCCCCAGCTCGGGCTCTGAGGGTCCAGGCCAAGCAGACAGTGGACGGGGCTCAGATACTGAGGTCTCAGAAGGAATGGGAAGGCAGGGCAGCTCTGACCTGCGGGGGCGTACCTGGGCCACAGCGGTGGCCCTGGCGTGGCTGGAGCACCGCTGCGCCGCGGCCTTTGGCGAGTGGGAACTGACAGCATCCAAAGCGGATTGCTGGCTGAGGGCCCAGCACCTGCCTGATGGCCTCGATCTGACTGCTCTCAAAGCCGCTGCCCGGGGGCTCTTTTTGTTACTGCGACACTGGGACCAAAATCTGCAGCTCCACTTGCTGTGTTACAGCCCTGCCAATGTGTGA